A stretch of Betaproteobacteria bacterium DNA encodes these proteins:
- a CDS encoding fumarate reductase subunit D, with product MAKSNKPIVWGLFAGGGQVTAFITPVLIVLTLLAALGHVPQMLTYDKLHAFAAHWFGKLCLFGVIFLSLWHAAHRLRVTMHDFGVRADTLVAIVVYLIAALGTIATIVYLLRI from the coding sequence ATGGCCAAGTCGAACAAACCGATCGTCTGGGGGCTGTTCGCCGGTGGCGGTCAGGTGACGGCGTTCATCACGCCGGTGCTGATCGTCCTCACCCTGCTCGCTGCCCTCGGTCACGTGCCGCAGATGCTGACCTACGACAAGCTGCACGCCTTCGCGGCGCACTGGTTCGGGAAGCTCTGCCTCTTCGGCGTGATCTTCCTCTCGCTCTGGCACGCGGCGCACCGGCTGCGCGTCACCATGCATGACTTCGGCGTGCGCGCCGACACCCTGGTGGCGATCGTGGTGTACCTGATCGCCGCATTGGGCACGATCGCGACAATCGTCTATCTGTTGCGCATCTGA
- the rquA gene encoding rhodoquinone biosynthesis methyltransferase RquA yields MPTPFEFAPEAIASRGDAGTAPAHHPLDDRAVLREALGEDGSHEHTAAPSEALRLSQTVPLPAYLADTYWWAYLHPAGVRVFERQWLVNLILWGNFARLRDGALQEIGGRIDGRVLQIACVYGNFTEHMAQRLGPVGRIDVVDVAPVQLRNLSAKLRGDPRVSLHHQDSTDLAFADESYDHVVVFFLLHEQPERARARTVAQALRVVRPGGKVIFVDYHRPAPANPFRYVMVPILKTLEPFAMDLWRKEVTDWLPADVRPSSVEKETYFGGLYQKVVITV; encoded by the coding sequence ATGCCCACACCCTTCGAATTCGCGCCGGAAGCAATCGCCAGCAGAGGCGACGCGGGAACTGCGCCCGCCCACCACCCTCTGGACGATCGAGCCGTCTTGCGGGAAGCACTCGGGGAGGACGGTTCGCACGAGCACACGGCTGCGCCATCCGAGGCGTTGCGACTGTCGCAAACGGTGCCGCTGCCCGCCTACCTGGCCGATACCTACTGGTGGGCTTATCTGCATCCGGCGGGCGTGCGCGTCTTCGAGCGGCAATGGCTCGTCAACCTCATCCTCTGGGGGAATTTTGCACGGTTGCGCGACGGTGCCCTGCAGGAGATCGGCGGGCGCATCGACGGCCGCGTGCTGCAGATTGCCTGCGTCTACGGCAATTTCACCGAGCACATGGCGCAGCGGCTCGGACCGGTCGGCCGGATCGACGTCGTCGACGTGGCGCCGGTGCAGCTGCGAAACCTGAGCGCGAAGCTGCGCGGTGATCCCCGTGTTTCGCTGCACCACCAGGATTCGACCGATCTCGCCTTCGCCGACGAGAGCTACGACCATGTCGTCGTCTTCTTCCTGCTGCACGAACAGCCGGAGCGCGCCCGTGCCCGCACGGTCGCCCAGGCGCTGCGCGTGGTGCGGCCGGGTGGCAAGGTGATCTTCGTCGACTACCATCGGCCGGCGCCCGCCAATCCGTTTCGCTACGTGATGGTGCCCATCCTGAAGACGCTCGAACCCTTCGCCATGGATCTCTGGCGGAAGGAAGTGACCGATTGGCTCCCCGCCGACGTGCGTCCGTCCTCGGTGGAGAAGGAGACGTACTTCGGCGGCCTTTACCAGAAGGTCGTCATCACGGTCTGA
- a CDS encoding fumarate reductase subunit C, translated as MSRKPYVREVPKTTWYFRQARYMRYMAREVTCIFIGAYTLLLVVALKHLSEGQASYEAFLEGLRNPVCILFHLVALAFALYHTFTWFNVTPQAMPIQHGEEFVPGSIVLGVHYGGWIVLSLAVLFLAGVF; from the coding sequence ATGAGCCGCAAACCGTATGTCCGTGAAGTGCCCAAGACCACTTGGTATTTTCGGCAGGCGCGCTACATGCGCTACATGGCGCGCGAGGTCACCTGCATCTTCATCGGTGCCTACACGCTGCTCCTGGTGGTGGCGCTGAAGCACCTGTCGGAGGGGCAGGCCTCGTACGAAGCGTTTCTGGAAGGGCTGCGCAACCCGGTGTGCATCCTCTTCCACCTGGTTGCACTCGCTTTCGCGCTCTACCACACGTTCACCTGGTTCAACGTCACCCCGCAGGCGATGCCGATCCAGCACGGCGAGGAGTTCGTTCCCGGCAGCATCGTCCTCGGGGTGCACTATGGCGGATGGATAGTGCTGTCGCTGGCGGTGCTGTTTCTCGCGGGAGTGTTCTGA
- a CDS encoding succinate dehydrogenase/fumarate reductase iron-sulfur subunit: protein MSETQRERERQVRLEVLRYNPETDSEPHFKTYTVPCLNEWVVLDALNYVKDNLDPTVAYRWSCHMAVCGSCGMMINGEPKLACKAFIREYTDDIRVEPLVHFPIERDLVTVIDDFIEKLTRVKPFIIPKEQKPVSAGEYKQTPAELKTFKQYTLCINCMLCYAACPEYGLVPEFVGPAAIALAHRYNQDSRDGGRDERQEVLAAHEGVWECSFVGACSEVCPKHVDPASALQQVKVASTVDWYKEHLMPWVKK from the coding sequence ATGAGTGAGACTCAGCGAGAGCGTGAACGCCAAGTCCGGTTGGAGGTGCTGCGCTACAACCCGGAGACGGACAGCGAGCCGCACTTCAAGACCTATACCGTGCCGTGCCTGAACGAGTGGGTGGTGCTCGACGCACTCAACTACGTCAAGGACAACCTCGATCCCACCGTCGCCTATCGCTGGTCCTGCCACATGGCGGTCTGTGGCAGCTGCGGCATGATGATCAACGGCGAGCCGAAGCTCGCGTGCAAGGCGTTCATCCGCGAGTACACCGACGACATCCGCGTCGAACCGCTCGTGCATTTCCCCATCGAGCGCGATCTGGTGACGGTGATCGACGACTTCATCGAGAAGTTGACGCGGGTCAAGCCCTTCATCATCCCCAAGGAGCAGAAGCCGGTCAGCGCGGGGGAGTACAAGCAGACCCCGGCCGAGCTCAAGACTTTCAAGCAGTACACGCTGTGCATCAACTGCATGCTCTGTTACGCGGCCTGTCCCGAGTACGGTCTGGTGCCGGAGTTCGTGGGGCCGGCGGCGATCGCGCTGGCGCACCGCTACAACCAGGATTCGCGCGACGGCGGGCGCGATGAGCGGCAGGAGGTGCTCGCCGCGCACGAGGGCGTGTGGGAGTGCTCCTTCGTCGGCGCCTGCTCCGAGGTCTGTCCGAAGCACGTCGATCCGGCGAGCGCGTTGCAGCAGGTGAAGGTCGCGAGCACCGTCGACTGGTACAAGGAACATCTGATGCCGTGGGTGAAGAAATGA